From the genome of Halobacterium sp. R2-5:
ATCCATTACGCGAGATTCAGGGGTCGCGCGGCAAAAGCCGTTGGGTATGAGAGAGAGCGGTCAGCGGTCGCGGCGCAGTCGGCCGAGCACGAACTCGCGGTCGAGCTTCGCGAGGAACGGCCCGAGCTTCGGACCCTGGTCCTCGTCGAAGAACAGCCGGTAGCCGGCCGAGAAGAACGCGCCGATGTCGACGTCGTGGCGCTTCGCCGTCTCGTAGATCTCGCCCTGGAGTTCGTCGCCGTCCGGGTCTTCGGCTTCGAGGAACGCCGCGAGCTCGTCGAGCGCGGTCTCGGTGTCGTCGTCGAAGTCGTGGTCGGGCAGCTCGGTCCGCTTGAGGTCGTAGTTGAACTCGTTGTCCGTGCGTCGGGCCCACTCGCGGGCGCGCTCGACGCGTTCGAGCGCGGCGTCGACCGCCCACTCGGGGGCGTCCTCGGGGACGTGTCCCTCGCGGCGCGCGATCTCCTCGCGGAGCGCGGGGTCGTCGGTCATCCCGAGGACGGCCGCGAACGTGTACGGGATGCGGATGCGCTCCTCGCGGGGTTCGTCGACGAGCAGCGGGTAGACGCGTTCGGCGCGCTCGCGTTCGTCCTCGTCTGCGTCGACTTCGCCGAAGTAGACGGCTTCCATGCGGTCGAATTCGTCGACGAGCTGGTCGAGGCGTTCGACGGAGAAGTCCCGGGCGCGCTGGGGGTCCTTGCTGAAGAAGAACCGGACGACCTCGGGGCCGAGCAGCCGGAGGACGTCCTGCACGAGGACGACGTGGCCCGCCGAGGAGGAGAAGGGCTCGCCGTCGAGCGTGAACCACTCGTACACCATCGGGACCGGGGGCTCGTCGCCGAGGACGTTCCGCGCGACGTCCGTACCGGAGGGCCACGACCCCTCCGCGTGGTCCTTCCCGAACGGCTCGAAGTCGACGCCCAGCACGTGCCACTGCGCGGGCCACTCGAAGCGCCACGGGAGCTTCCCGTCGCGCAGGCTCGCGGTGCCCTCGTGGCCGCAGCCCTCGATGGTGCGGTCGCCGGCCTCCACGTCGCTGCACTCGTAGTGCACGACGCCCTCCTCGAGGTCGATGTCGGTGACGGCGTCGGTCTCCGTGACGTGCCCGCACTCCTCACAGATGGGGCGGAACGGGACGTAGCCGGCGTCGACTTTCTCCTGGTACTCCGAGAGCACTTCGCGGGCCGTCTCCCGGTTCTCCAGCAGGAACGCCGTGACGTCCTCGAGGTCGCCGTCCTCGTAGAGGTCCGTGTTCGACACCATCTCCACGTCGATGCCGAGGAGTTCGGCGGACTCCTCGATGAGGTTCGAGAAGTGCGCGCCGTACGAGTCGCAGCACCCGAACGGGTCCGGAATCGCGGTGTACGGCGCGCCGAGGTTCTGGCCGAGCGCGCCCGCGTTCACGTCCCCGAGGTCGACGAGGTCGCCGTCGAGGTCCGCGAGCTTCCGGGGGAGCTTCCGGAGCGGGTCGCGGTCGTCGCTCGTGAACAGC
Proteins encoded in this window:
- the lysS gene encoding lysine--tRNA ligase, whose protein sequence is MRDADDPYILGDGHGFWADIAADRVLERDPEEPIVIKGGISPSGVPHLGNMNEIVRGYFVAEVLRERGYEVRQLFTSDDRDPLRKLPRKLADLDGDLVDLGDVNAGALGQNLGAPYTAIPDPFGCCDSYGAHFSNLIEESAELLGIDVEMVSNTDLYEDGDLEDVTAFLLENRETAREVLSEYQEKVDAGYVPFRPICEECGHVTETDAVTDIDLEEGVVHYECSDVEAGDRTIEGCGHEGTASLRDGKLPWRFEWPAQWHVLGVDFEPFGKDHAEGSWPSGTDVARNVLGDEPPVPMVYEWFTLDGEPFSSSAGHVVLVQDVLRLLGPEVVRFFFSKDPQRARDFSVERLDQLVDEFDRMEAVYFGEVDADEDERERAERVYPLLVDEPREERIRIPYTFAAVLGMTDDPALREEIARREGHVPEDAPEWAVDAALERVERAREWARRTDNEFNYDLKRTELPDHDFDDDTETALDELAAFLEAEDPDGDELQGEIYETAKRHDVDIGAFFSAGYRLFFDEDQGPKLGPFLAKLDREFVLGRLRRDR